In the genome of Myxococcus stipitatus, one region contains:
- a CDS encoding alpha/beta hydrolase: MSSSQNVLPTRRTFGLLTAAALSLASLSSAQAAPTAPTAEKRRADVQVRYRTTAIDGVEVFYREAGPKDAPALLLLHGFPTSSHMFRNLIPALADRYRVIAPDYPGFGQSAAPQRGTFDYTFDRYATLVEKLTEQLGVQRYALYVMDYGAPVGFRVATRHPERVTALIVQNGNAYDEGLAGFWDPIKTYWREPTPANREALRWLTSSKATKWQYTNGVPDTSLVSPDAWTHDQALLDRPGNADIQLDLFYDYRTNPPLYPQWQEYFRNHRPPTLVMWGKNDEIFVAAGAAPYLRDNPKAEVHMLDTGHFALETHGAQMAELIRDFLARHPTKKRAER, from the coding sequence ATGTCTTCCTCGCAGAACGTTCTTCCGACGCGTCGTACCTTCGGCCTGCTGACCGCGGCCGCCCTCTCCCTGGCGTCTCTCTCCTCCGCTCAGGCCGCGCCCACCGCGCCCACCGCCGAAAAGCGGCGCGCGGACGTCCAGGTGCGCTACCGCACCACGGCCATCGACGGAGTGGAGGTCTTCTACCGGGAGGCGGGCCCCAAGGACGCCCCCGCGCTGCTGCTGCTCCACGGCTTCCCCACGTCCAGCCACATGTTCCGCAACCTCATCCCCGCGCTCGCGGACCGGTACCGCGTCATCGCGCCGGACTACCCGGGCTTCGGGCAGAGCGCGGCCCCGCAGCGGGGAACCTTCGACTACACGTTCGACCGCTACGCCACCCTCGTGGAGAAGCTGACCGAGCAGCTGGGCGTGCAGCGGTACGCGCTCTACGTCATGGACTACGGCGCGCCCGTCGGCTTCCGCGTCGCGACCCGGCACCCGGAGCGGGTCACCGCGCTGATTGTCCAGAACGGCAACGCCTACGACGAGGGCCTCGCGGGGTTCTGGGACCCCATCAAGACCTACTGGCGCGAGCCCACTCCGGCGAACCGCGAGGCGCTGCGCTGGCTGACGTCCTCGAAGGCCACGAAGTGGCAGTACACGAACGGCGTGCCCGACACGTCGCTGGTGAGCCCTGATGCGTGGACGCACGACCAGGCCCTGCTGGACCGGCCGGGCAACGCCGACATCCAACTGGACCTCTTCTACGACTACCGCACCAACCCGCCCCTGTATCCGCAGTGGCAGGAGTACTTCCGCAACCACCGCCCGCCGACGCTCGTGATGTGGGGCAAGAACGACGAAATCTTCGTCGCGGCGGGTGCGGCCCCCTACCTGCGTGACAACCCGAAGGCGGAGGTCCACATGCTGGACACAGGCCACTTCGCGCTCGAGACGCATGGAGCGCAGATGGCCGAGCTCATCCGTGACTTCCTCGCCCGTCATCCGACGAAGAAGCGTGCGGAGCGCTAG
- a CDS encoding TetR/AcrR family transcriptional regulator, with product MPAPLMSREEIVARLLEIFRERGYDGTSLTDVSAATSLGKSSLYHHFPGGKQDMGVAVLEEAGAWLEREIVGALSAERPPLRRLDAMFAAVRSFYGGGSRPCILGALVTGSARKVFLPELTQAFRRWMQALTDMLTEAGVGAATARELAEDLVVSVQGALIVSRGTDDADVFGDTLRRQHARLKAALDAAQR from the coding sequence ATGCCAGCTCCACTCATGTCCCGTGAGGAGATTGTCGCGCGGCTGCTCGAAATCTTCCGCGAGCGCGGCTACGACGGCACGAGCCTGACGGATGTGTCGGCCGCCACCAGCCTCGGCAAGTCGAGCCTCTACCACCACTTCCCGGGCGGAAAGCAGGACATGGGGGTGGCGGTGCTCGAGGAGGCGGGGGCCTGGCTCGAGCGCGAAATCGTGGGCGCACTGAGCGCGGAGCGTCCCCCCCTCCGTCGCCTCGACGCCATGTTCGCGGCCGTGCGCTCCTTCTATGGCGGAGGCAGTCGGCCCTGCATCCTGGGGGCGCTCGTGACGGGGAGCGCACGCAAGGTGTTCCTGCCCGAGCTGACCCAGGCCTTCCGGCGGTGGATGCAGGCGCTCACCGACATGCTGACGGAGGCCGGCGTCGGCGCGGCCACCGCGCGAGAGCTCGCCGAGGACCTCGTGGTTTCGGTGCAGGGCGCGCTCATCGTCTCGCGCGGCACCGATGACGCGGACGTCTTCGGGGACACGCTGCGGCGCCAGCATGCGCGTCTGAAGGCCGCGCTGGACGCCGCGCAGCGCTGA
- a CDS encoding glutathione S-transferase family protein gives MTITITAFERSPDRGRGLARDMRVRWALEEVGQPYEVRLLSFEAMKEPAHKALHPFGQIPTYEEGELTLFESGAIVFRIAERHAGLLPDDANGRARVVAWMFASLNTVEPPIFDRSLVTILERDQPWYEHRLRALDTLIRKRLEDLSARLGDAEWLDGAFSAADILMVTVLRRIQGVGILEAHPNLVAYVARAEARPAYQRAFAAQLAVFNAASSTS, from the coding sequence ATGACCATCACCATCACCGCCTTTGAACGCTCGCCGGACCGCGGCAGAGGCCTGGCTCGGGACATGCGGGTGCGCTGGGCGCTGGAGGAGGTGGGCCAGCCCTACGAAGTCCGCCTGCTGTCGTTCGAGGCGATGAAGGAGCCCGCGCACAAGGCGCTGCATCCGTTCGGTCAGATACCGACCTACGAGGAGGGCGAGCTCACCCTGTTCGAGTCGGGTGCCATCGTCTTCCGCATCGCGGAGCGCCATGCCGGCCTGCTGCCGGACGATGCGAATGGTCGCGCGCGCGTGGTCGCGTGGATGTTCGCGTCGCTCAACACGGTCGAGCCGCCCATCTTCGACCGCAGCCTGGTGACGATTCTCGAGCGCGACCAGCCTTGGTACGAGCATCGCCTGCGCGCGCTGGACACCCTCATCCGGAAGCGGCTGGAGGACCTGTCCGCGCGCCTCGGTGACGCCGAGTGGCTCGACGGTGCCTTCAGCGCGGCCGACATCCTCATGGTGACGGTGCTGCGCAGGATTCAGGGCGTGGGCATTCTCGAGGCGCATCCGAACCTCGTCGCCTATGTCGCGCGCGCCGAAGCACGGCCCGCCTACCAGCGCGCGTTCGCCGCGCAGCTCGCGGTGTTCAACGCCGCCTCATCGACCTCGTGA